The window GTTTGCTATAATTTTACCTTTGCATGTGCACGCAAGGTaacccttgcgtccttgcgtcttgatcATAAgttacgcaaggttaaccttgcgtccttgcgtcttgcacatctgttacgcaaggttaaccttgcgtccttgcggccTTGTACGCAATCTCTGTCTTGCTTGCTTGCGTCTATGTGATTTTCTTCTGATGTTCTTCTGACTTTTACAGGGCTATGTGGAAGGTAAATTGACCATGAAGAATATGTTGACCGTGATTCCTCAGGTCAAGAAAATGTTGACTGAGAGACAAGAAAAATTATTTAGAAGTACATGCTTTGGTCCCTGGTTAGATCTTTCATACACGGGTAATGATCCTGGCCTAGTACATGCCATGCTCCAACGAAAATGTGAGCGTTCAGCAAAATTAGATGCTAGTAAGTACCCTGAAGAGAAACAAGATATATGGTTTCATTTTTCTCCTAATTTTATGATTAGATTTGGTCGGCGTGAATTTTGTTTAGTCACCGGCTTTATGTTTGGTAGccggacggacatggcacattacatccctcgAAATTATGAATCTAAGACCGCACCCATTAGACGACGTTGTTTTCCAGAACGTCCCGATACCAGCAACATTTTGGTTAGTGATATACAAAACATCCTTATCAAAAAACAAGGTGATGTAAAGGTTCCCAAGGTTAGTGACGATGATATTGTTCGACTAGCTATAATTTTGATCGTAGAGAGAGCGTTTATGGGGAAGCAGGGGCAACATGTGGTTAGTAAACAGTTTctatggttggttgaagatttcaataaggtgaacgcgtacccatgggggtctcgtatttgggatgctacttactcagcggtgagcgaaggttttgaggttcgagaaagccaattagagagtgggggtggaaaggcttacactttggctggttttatgtgggcatttaagatttggatcctcgaggcataccgtcgtaccattaaGAGTTTTGCAACCAAAACTGATAAGGATGGATTACCAAGAGCATTAttttggaagcgttcatctgctgaaacctttacagTGTCTGACTACCTAAAACTTCTACATATAATGGTTAGTTAATATCTCCAAGAGCTTTTTATATAGTGTTTATACAGCACTTTCTGTTTTAACAGAGCAGTTTTATTTGTCGCATGAGGACGCAAgatacaccttgcgtccttgcgtgtgtcgcaaggatatccttgcgtccttgcgtgtgaacCCTGGGTTATACTTGTTACAGGCGCAAGAATcatgcttgcgtccttgcgtgtgacgCAAGTTtactcttgcgtccttgcgtctactCGCAAGATGATCTTTGCGTTCTTGCGTCTAGACGCAAAATgacttttgcgtccttgcgtccttttGTTTTTACTAATATAACTTCATTTCAGGATGATTGTCCGAAGAGAAAAAGACCTTTTCGTTCCCTGCACCCATCTGAGACAGAGAGAGGTTGTCAATGGTGGATCCAGAGTTCCTCTTACTTTCAAGGAGATGTTGTTGAAGACGATAAAAATACACAAGATGATAATCAAGTTGAAGAGGAGCTGGGTGGCAGTTTGAAGGAATTATTGCAGGAGGAGTCAGAGCAGACCTCGGACCCTCATCCAACACAAAAAGGCAACAATTTGCAGGAATTATTGCGTATGGTTAATATGTTGACTAAGAGGGTGGatgatcaagaaaaggagttggcTGATTGTAAAAAGAAGCTTGATGATCATGAAAAACGTTTGAAAGAACAGGAACACCAGGAACATCAAGTAAACTAGGCGCAAGTTttttttgcgaccttgcgtcttgccTGTTATGTTGGCGCAAGGTTttacttgcgtccttgcgcctgacgTTATTTCAGACGCAAGTACCATCTTGCATCCTTGCGTCTTGATTGTAATTTAGACGCAGGTTGTACTTGCGTCCCTAACTCAGACGCAAGGACttacttgcgaccttgcgtatggcTACTTTTCTTATTTTTTGCGTTTTGTTCATTATAGTATGTTGATAACGAGGATGCATATGTGGATCCTCGATCTTTCTCTGACAATGATACATCTCCGAGGGTTGTTAGACGTGGGAAAAGAGAAAGAAGGCCCACTCATTTTTTAAATTCCCCTTTCACAACACCGGGCTACAGAAAACCATTGGAGAAGGTATGTCTGTAACATTCACCAGACGCAAGgttttccttgcgtccttgcgcctgatgTTTATAAGaccttgcgttttgcgtcttggtttacgcaagatatatcttgcgtccttgcgtatgtttGCTGACTCATAGATTATATACAGTTGTCTGACGAAGTAGCTTCTAGAGTAAAAAGGCTGAAAGTTACTCATCAAGGGACTAAAGAAGCTGAGAATGTGTTGCCAATGGAAACTGAAAAGCCTACTGAAAAAGGGGCTGAAAAAGCTGTTGATAAACAATATGAGAACGTGGCTCTGGTGTCTGAGGAGATTGAGCAAGGAGTTGATTTGCCATTGGTTAATGAAGCAGAAAAACAAGCAGACCAGCATGAGGTTAGTGAATGACGCAAGGatcaccttgcgtctttgcgtcttctTCATTGTTGGACGCAAGGattaccttgcgtctttgcgtatacTTCACTGATGGACGCAAGAACTATATTGCGTATTTGCGTTTGCATTACACCGACGCAAGACaattcttgcgtctttgcgtctttattactaatttttttttttttttcagaaaaaggaaaggaagagaaaaaggaaggaaaaggattgggttggtgaggaggaaatttggtcaatggttgataaatttataaacgatcaaggaactttgcaaccaccaccaccaaatgcATGGAGAGATCAAAGGAAGCATGTGGGGCCAGCAAAAGATTTGAAATCACTAATCCTCAATAAGCAAGATACGCGTTGCATGTTCATTTTCCAAAATGAAACCTTCCTCTTCCTTGATACTGAGTTTTGGAAACGTTTATTGGGAATTGCATTTTCTGGTTATTTGGAAAACATAGTaagtttgttaataattataaacttatgcatgttttgttttgtttttagctttataacattcataatcaacttgatctgattatagcatattgatggatgggctaccttcctgttgagatttcggcagaggtttctgccccgagctagccagatgtcctcgagtcctcagtttccgattgcagattatacatgtagttctcgatggacgattatgccattgggtttcctcaatcaactggagaaattcaagtccttttatgatgatgacactcaaaatgaggaggagaagggggatacatctaatcctgaagcagaggggatcattaaattcaatcccccagattatatgtatttgattggtcttggggatggtagtgatgacctttatccatcctgggctgaatgtgataaggttagtccttttttttatataaactataCATTTTGAGTAAACTGTAATAGGCGCAAGACAAATCTTGCGCCCTTGCGTCCGTTCGCAAACACtctcttgcgtccttgcgacccctCGCAAGATTAACCTTGCGTCTTCATTATGGACGCAAAGTCAAATTTGCGTCCATGCGTCCACCCGCAAGgtataccttgcgtccttgcgcctgacgCAAGGTCTACCTTGCGTGTCTCGCAAGGTCAACCTTGCGTCCTTCCTTATTTACTTTTTATGTttcttttgttgcagattttgattctaATACATTTTTCAGATCCTGAACATTTTATACTACTCACTTTGAACTTAGATGAACAGAGAGTATTAGTCTATGATAGTTTAAAGGGTTGTTTGAAAAAAGGTCAACTCGAGGCTGTCTTCAAAAACTTATCAGACAACTTGCCGTTATATTTGAAGGCTATTGATTACTTTAACAAGAAGCAGGACTCACAAATTGTTGACTATTATGAGAACAGAGAAGATGTAGAGTTGATGATCGAGGATGCACCGTATGTGCCAATgcagagtggtggccatggtgattGTGGTGTTTGGGTCTGCCTTCATATGGAGAGGATAGTTTTTGGTTGGGATCAGATTGACAACATTGGAGACCCTAAAAAGGCTGCTAAGGACTATAGAATTCGAATGGCAAGAACATTCTTCCGTGCACGCTTTGATACACAGGAACCACCACCACCAGAGGACCTAGAGGAcccaaaggttgttaattagttaaCTTGTAGATGTAATTATTATACAGTTTTTAGGTAAAACATGTAATTTTTGTATGTAAATAATCTGGGACAGACGCAAGGCCTTTTTGCGTCTTTACTTCTGGTTTTTTGTCAGACGCAAGGtgttgtttgcgtccttgcgtctctttAAATGGCTTACGCAAGGTTTTGTTTGCGTTCTTGCGTATGTTTGAAGACTTACGCAAGGTTATGTTTgcgtctgtaacatcccgcatttttccgttaaattattttaacgcccgtctttttattttttaataatgtccttcgtatctagattcgtatcctccgttaactaacatccttaatattttcgttatgggattataacgtctcccgcactcccgtgtaattcaaaataattcgtttggttaatgtccgtgcccgactacaaacttgccaaagtgccaaaaagggtgactaggtcaaaggagtcaaactccctcctcctccattcattatttcctttttctttttccattttctaaatactttcaccaaactctctcaaacaccaaaacaagaattcatcatctaaattcggattagaaggctagcaacaaaataaattacatatttggaatcctttcttcatcctctacaacttgataccaatttcaactcatttgggtaactttctaaaattactagattttgtgttcttgatgtttttgaattataaaagtgttaattagtgtctatggctagtgtataacatgaatatatgttttgtttgttcgatttgttgatttgagcaactagtttgaacacttgaaaatgggtttgcttaatctttgattttgaaagattaaatgttgttaaattgttaaagttcatgttttaattgtgttactagtatcactagcttcattttaatgtgtaggttgatttgtaaaacttcaaaaacatgattaatgattttgtgattcttgattagggtttgatagttctggagatgaacttttgatacttgaatgccatgaaatgttaattgtaagtgtataattgtaatgtatgtttcattaccttcaaaacggcatatcatatgtgtgaattggattcccgagacttaaaatgcattttgtgagcttgaaactttgaaaatggactcgaaatgatcacttgacgagaaatcggttattgaaaatgatgtttttgtttgatgaaacgtgtttagttgtgttccttgtcaaaagagctttccaacgatataagatacgccttctaaatgtttacggtttgcattttgtgctaaaacaaattttggatcaagacttgaacatttgaaactgaccaggtaccagctcccgtgtattgtcgcggcgcgacaattgtgggccgcggcgcggcataagccgtgtccaggctctgacctccttggtcaaaataagaaaaatgtttggcacgctatggacctccgattcacatgagacttgttctaacatgcttatatatgaataaaaacctcagaaaaatagttcgggacccgacccgaacgtgttgactttttcgttgactttgaccgaccaaagtttgactttttgtcaaacttaaccaaatgattatgcaaccttcctaacttgttcctatacttgtatcttgcatgaaacttgacaaattgtttcacatgctacataatcgagtcgtaacgagccataggactaattgaacatctttgacctatcgtgtttaccgttattgatacaaccctaattgtttaggtcaagactagcgttcgtactttgcacgttacttgttgaagtactttattactcttgcactcaaggtgagatcatagtcccacttttactcttttgaacttacatttgggatgagaaaacataaacgttctttttactaagtgaacacaagtacaggaaaacaaacattctacatacgagtttgaacaaaaatcctcaattcgattatcattagttacacttgccgggtgtaagcgagaacttatgttatatggccatatgggtttgacaaaccctcattcaaacggttcgctaccgtttacgaatgaaatatattttcgagaaacagtgtatgttctaacactattgtgatggggttctatggaaggaatgttaagcattgataattgggtgctcgtgaaacaaacttttagaatgtattactattttatcaatgttgcaaatcttgtggttcgacttacttttactcacttacttacttaaacctatgatttcaccaacgttttcgttgacagatttctatgttttctcaggtctttgaacgctatgtgaaacatgcttccgctcattatttgatacttgcattggatgtcgagtatacatgcatttcatggagcgtcttttgactttcgttaaaactgtgtcgcataggtttcacatgtaaatataactttgtaacgtaacttttggatgaacaattcttgtaaacattgaaacaatctttatttatgaaaggaatgcgacatatatttggtcaaacgtcacgttaaagacctatgaccacgcaacgggacctaagtagtctacgccgtcaattgacgatttgtcggggtcactacaagtggtatcagagccttggttgtagggatttagagttcattggtgtcaaccccgagtcatagggtacattagtgaatctagactacaaccggcatatagatttgaagtaggaattacttgattaattgtgcatttatactcgaacgtttctactcataactaaccctcgcttcatctaaatctttcgttgtttaatttgattgacgtgccaccttgactttatagaataatgtcgaatgcacacatgaatcagggtaatataattgccgggattatattacggtgactcatatgaacgttctgacattacgacataaagaatttaaggcgagtcaaggaaaattttctcttcatcattattccatatcacgattagtattgttaagaatactaatcaacgatattcttgtgtcatgaaggaacaatggctcaccaaggtcaacacaatactcctcccgaaactttagaacaagctcttcaacgaatgataaccaccgccgtgggcgcggccgtggccgatcacttttccaacaacaacaatcatggagccggtaattcaaacgaggggtgctcctacaaaaacttcatggggaacaaacctcccactttcgatggaaccgggggaccgattgctctcacccgatggttcgaacaaacggaagccgtttttaacataagcggttgtcaggaccaagataaggtcaagttttccaccctcactcttaccggtattgctctctcatggtggaatacgtatgtacaatcagtgggtatcgatgaggcccttacacttacttggaccgaattaagagaaagaatgatcaccgaatacttcccgcgcgacgagactcgaaggctcgaacggggtctaaggaatttaaaaacggtcgggaatgacctcgaagcttataatcaacggtttaccgaactagtcttaatgtgtccaaatctcatgactcccgaatccctaagagtcgaactttacatggatggcctcccgaagagcgttcaacacggggtaatgtcatccaaaaccGCCAACCtataagaggctttaacgatggcccgccaatttATAAAAACGgagaatgaaattgaagcgccgacaccaactgccgaggaccaaccgggtaacaacaaaagaaaatggaaagcctctccatcgagcaactacaacaacaacttcaccaagaagtccttcacctccgacggcaagaaaggttacgccgggtacctaccttattgtaacaagtgccaaaaacatcattttggtgaatgtagcaagcctttttgcaacagatgctacaaacatcactttggtgaatgtggcaagctaatttgctgccgatgccaaggaaggggtcatatggccaaacattgtggaagtgccacccccatcacacaaaagggacccaacacacaaaagtcgatcacttgctacgcatgtggccaaatgggtcattttaggaatgaatgcccaaagaagaaaatcaaccccaacgcacgcgacttcaacattaacaccgaggaagcccgagatgacaactagtcacgggtatgtttcttctcgaaattctcatgtttcatgtttattcgattcggatgtcgataaatgttttgtatccaaggctaggagcctactctttgcactccaccattttccctaggtactacttacgccatttaagtgaccaacgaaaaatttttgtgtatcgataaattttatcgcaggatgtacgttaaacttattgggtggataatttaaattttgacttgacacatatagaactaaggagctcaaaacctattcgttaaggagaaatgtttccctgcaattatgtatagattattgcgaACTAAgtaatttccggttaagaaccgatagcCTTTTCCccatatcaacaacctcttgaaccgttacaaggatctcgcgtgtattccaaaatcgaccttcattctggttatcatcaattgagagttaagggagacgatgtctcacaAATCACTTtctgaactcgctacgatagttataaatttcttttagtgccgttcagtttatctgaggctccgtctgtattcatagacctccggcaccgcgtatgcaaacttttctagacaaaaatcgttaccgtacttataattgatgttctaaacctattcaagtaaagaagaaaacgaacaacgtctccgtcttacgctcgaactcttgagaaaagagcaactctataccgaattctccaagtgagaattttggttaaacgaagtcaaatttctagaccatgttgttagtggtcaaggcattacaacacatctcgcaatcggaaccacacgtaatcgggaaaccctcacgactctgacttgtattcgtaaaatcttagatctcgccaattattaccgcagattcattttcgactttttctcgtgttactcgtcctttaaccccgttcacttccccaggaaaggactaaacctctccgtgtccgaacttttaacgcgattttttttcacaccaaccttactagctaaattcatgtaacacaatggaattcaaatatggaaatatttctacttgaacgcccgaaaggcatactctctcgactcgaaatcaaggaaactgaaattcgttatttttgcacgaacgattggaatacttaattatggatctgatcaatcttctcatcaccatgtaccacgttacataacactgttatttcactatgaccgtctgatattactgggacccaagataacacacaatccaaggatacttcctttctctttgacttatcgtcctcatgct of the Rutidosis leptorrhynchoides isolate AG116_Rl617_1_P2 chromosome 5, CSIRO_AGI_Rlap_v1, whole genome shotgun sequence genome contains:
- the LOC139850136 gene encoding uncharacterized protein produces the protein MVDKFINDQGTLQPPPPNAWRDQRKHVGPAKDLKSLILNKQDTRCMFIFQNETFLFLDTEFWKRLLGIAFSGYLENIHIDGWATFLLRFRQRFLPRASQMSSSPQFPIADYTCSSRWTIMPLGFLNQLEKFKSFYDDDTQNEEEKGDTSNPEAEGIIKFNPPDYMYLIGLGDGSDDLYPSWAECDKDE